One Clupea harengus chromosome 11, Ch_v2.0.2, whole genome shotgun sequence DNA window includes the following coding sequences:
- the ubr5 gene encoding E3 ubiquitin-protein ligase UBR5 isoform X6: protein MTSIHFVVHPLPGTEDQLNDRLREVSEKLNKYNYNSHPHLSLLEQATLKQCVVGPNHAGFLLEDGRVCRIGFAVQPDRLELGKADGTEGSKLSSGSGAGRSSRPGRTSDPPWFLPGSDTLGRLAGNTLGSRWSSGVNGGGSGGGGGSSGGGGAGGGSGSSGAGGGGGGGGGGGGGGGSSGRSSTAARDSRRQTRVIRTGRDRGSGLLGSQPQPVIPASVIPEELISQAQVVLQGKSRSVIIRELQRTNLDVNLAVNNLLSRDDEDGDDGDDTASESYLPGEDLMSLLDADIHSAHPSVIIDADAMFSEDISYFGYPSFRRSSLSRLSSSRERDSELLRERESVLRLRERRWLDGASFDAERGSTSREGEPNLDKKSAPLQSPVSLSEELQWWPDKDGTRFVSIASLYSELVAVSSKGELYQWKWSDPEPYRNAQNPSIHHPRVTSLGLTNEKITLLSANSIRATVATESNKVATWVDDSLSTVASKLEHGAQSFPELQGERIVSLHCCALYTCAQLENSLYWWGVVPFSQRKKMLEKARAKNKKPKSSAGISSIPNITVGTQVCLRNNPLYHAGAVAFSVNAGIPKVGMLLESVWNMNESCRFQLRSPESLKNMEKSTKTQETKTESKPELVKTEMGPPPSPASTCSDASSIASSASLPYKRRRSTPAPKEEEKVNEEQWPLREVVFVEDVKNVPVGKVGGARGPPDPLCAAGMRTSPGPPPCVLSETDVDADAYIATVLKVDGAYVAVKFPGTSSSVSSQSAAPTDSDPSSLLQDCRLLRIDELQVVKTGGTPKVPDCFQRTPKKLCIPEKAEILAVNVDSKGVHAVLKTGSWVRYCIFDLATGKAEQENHFPTSNQAFLGQSERNVAIFTAGQESPIILRDGNGTIYPMAKDCMGGIRDPDWLDLPPITSLGMGVHSLANLPSNSTIKKKAAVIIMAVEKQTLMQHVLRCDYEACRQYLAGLEQAVLLEQNPHALDALLGHRCDGNRNVLHASVSVCFPVSNKETKEEEEAERSERNTFAERLSAVEAIANAISVVSSNSSGNRTGSSSSRGLRLREMMRRSLRAAGLGRHESGPSSSDHQDPVSPPIAPPSWVPDPPPMDPDGDIDFILAPAVGSLTTASTGTSQGPSTSTIPAGPSTEPSVVESKDRKANAHLILKLMCDSVVLRPHLRQLLSAKDARGMTPFMLAVSGRAYPAAITVLEAAQKIAKGESGSGDKEDADSLFMEMICPSGTNPDDSPLYVLCCNDTCSFTWTGAEHINQDIFECRTCGLLESLCCCTECARVCHKGHDCKLKRTSPTAYCDCWEKCKCKTLIAGQKAARLDLLYRLLTTTNLVTTPNSRGEHILLFLVQTVARQSVEHCQYRPPRIREDRNRKAASAEDSDMPDHDLEPPRFAQLALERVLQDWNALKSMIMFGSQENKDPLSASSRIAHLLPEEQVYLNQQSGTIRLDCFTHCLIVKCAPDITFIDTLLGTLVKELQNKYTPGRRDEAVIVTRRFLRSVARVFVILSVEMASSKKKNNFIPQPIGKCRRVFQALLPYATEELCNVAESLIVPVRMGIARPTAPFTLASTSIDAVQGSEELFSVEPLPPRPSPDQSSNSSQAASSYIIRTPQPHRSSQSQPVRGRDEEQDDIVSADVEEVEVVEGVAGEEDHHDDQEEQGEENAEAEGQHDEHDEDGSDMELDLLAAAETESDSESNHSNQDNASGRRSVVTAATAGSEAGASSVPAFFSEDDSQSNDSSDSDSSSSQSDDVDQETFLVDEPLERTTGMAHANSAAQAPRSMQWAVRTTPNQRTAGGAPSSTSTPAGQRALPPQPASSTGLIYIDPSNLRRSSAISNSAAVAAAALEASNSSSYLTSASSLARAYSIVIRQISDLMGLIPKYNHLVYSQYPAAVKLTYQDAVNLQNFVEDKLIPTWNWMVSIMDSTEAQLRYGSALSSAGDPGHPSHPLHASQHAGRRERMTAREEASLRTLEGRRRAATLLTARQGMMSARGDFLNYALSLMRSHNDEHSDVLPVLDVCSLKHVAYVFQALIYWIKAMNQQTTLDTPQMDRKRNREILELGLDNEDSEHENDEDTNQSFALEYQEGHKRKAVRQKHGKKKRAAVKGSTLQDKDDDPVPAETGQNHSFFRRSDSMTFLGCIPPNPFEVPLAEAIPLADQPHLLQPNARKEDLFGRPSQGLYSSSYMASKGLADMSADRNCLEILPTKMSYSANMKNVMSMELRPREELAAAEQEMDTSKPGPSPHDLAAQLKSSLLAEIGLTESDGPPLPSFRPHCSFMGMVISHDMLLGRWRLSLELFGRVFMEDVGAEPGSILTELGGFEVKESKFRREMEKLRNLQSRDLALEVDRDRDQLIQQTMRQLNTHFGRRCTTTPMAVHRVKVTFKDEPGEGSGVARSFYTAIAQAFLSNEKLPNLDCVQSVSKGMQASNLMQRLRNRDRERERRSGGLRAGSRRDRDRDSRRQLSIDTRPFRPASEGNPSDEPDPLPAHRQALGERLYPRVHAMQPAFASKITGMLLELSPAQLLLLLASEDSLRARVEEAMELLIAHGRENGADSILDLGVLDAPEKAQQENRKRHGSTRSVVDMELDDPDDGDDNAPLFYQPGKRGFYSPRPGKNTEARLNCFRNIGRILGLCLLQNELCPITLNRHVIKVLLGRKVNWHDFAFFDPVMYESLRQLILHSQAGEAEAVFSAMDLAFAIDLCKEEGAGQVELLTGGVNMPVTPLNVYEYVRKYAEHRMLVVAEQPLHAMRKGLLDVLPKNALEDLTAEDFRLLVNGCGEVNVQMLISFTSFNDESGENAEKLLQFKRWFWSIVEKMSMTERQDLVYFWTSSPSLPASEEGFQPMPSITIRPPDDQHLPTANTCISRLYVPLYSSKQILKQKLLLAIKTKNFGFV from the exons CCACCCCCACCTCAGTCTTCTTGAGCAGGCCACATTGAAACAGTGTGTGGTTGGACCAAACCATGCTGGTTTTCTCCTTGAG GATGGGCGTGTGTGTCGGATTGGCTTTGCCGTCCAGCCCGATCGCCTGGAGCTGGGGAAAGCAGACGGCACTGAGGG TTCAAAGTTGAGCAGTGGGTCAGGGGCAGGAAGGAGCTCCAGGCCAGGCAGGACTAGTGATCCGCCCTGGTTCCTGCCTGGTTCAGACACTTTGGGCAGACTGGCAGGCAACACCCTTGG GAGCCGTTGGAGCTCGGGGGTGAATGGTGGAGGCagcggtggtggcggcggcagcagcgggGGAGGCGGTGCCGGGGGTGGCAGCGGGAGCAgcggagctggaggaggtggtggcggcggcgggggtgggggaggtggcgGAGGCTCGTCCGGCCGCTCCTCCACAGCAGCGCGGGACTCGCGTCGGCAGACACGAGTCATCCGCACCGGCCGAGACCGCGGCTCCGGCCTGCTGGGCAGCCAGCCCCAGCCAGTCATCCCGGCCTCGGTCATCCCAGAGGAGCTGATTTCTCAG GCCCAGGTGGTTCTGCAGGGCAAGTCACGTAGTGTGATCATTCGTGAGCTGCAGCGCACCAACCTGGACGTGAACCTAGCTGTCAACAACCTGCTGAGCCGCGATGACGAGGACGGTGACGATGGTGACGACACAGCCAGCGAGTCTTACCTGCCTGGAG AAGACCTCATGTCACTGCTAGATGCAGACATCCACTCGGCTCACCCCAGCGTCATCATCGACGCAGACGCCATGTTCTCCGAGGACATAAGCTACTTCGGCTACCCCTCCTTTCGCCGATCCTCCCTGTCACGCCTCAGTTCCTCACGAG AGCGCGACTCTGAGCTGCTGCGGGAGCGCGAGTCGGTGCTGAGGCTGCGGGAGCGCCGCTGGCTGGACGGCGCCTCCTTCGACGCCGAGCGCGGCTCCACCAGCCGCGAGGGCGAGCCCAACCTGGACAAGAAGAGCGCGCCGCTGCAGAGCCCCGTCTCCCTCAGCGAGGAGCTCCAGTGGTGGCCCGACAAG GATGGCACCCGGTTTGTGAGCATTGCCTCCTTGTACTCTGAGCTAGTAGCAGTGAGCTCCAAGGGAGAGCTCTATCAGTGGAAATGGAGTGACCCTGAACCCTACAGAAACGCACAG AATCCCTCGATCCATCACCCCCGGGTCACTTCCTTGGGCTTGACCAATGAGAAGATCACACTTCTGTCCGCCAACAGTATAAGAGCTACTGTAGCCACCGAGTCCAACAAG GTGGCGACGTGGGTGGACGACTCTCTGAGCACAGTGGCCTCCAAGCTGGAGCACGGAGCGCAGAGCTTCCCTGAGCTGCAGGGCGAGCGCATCGTCTCGCTCCATTGCTGCGCCCTCTACACCTGCGCGCAGCTGGAGAACAGCCTCTACTGGtg GGGTGTCGTGCCTTTTAGTCAGCGGAAGAAGATGCTTGAAAAGGCTCGAGCCAAGAACAAGAAGCCAAAGTCCAGTGCTGGCATCTCGTCCATCCCCAACATCACCGTGGGAACCCAG GTGTGCCTGAGGAATAACCCTCTGTACCATGCTGGAGCCGTGGCCTTCTCCGTCAATGCCGGCATCCCTAAGGTGGGCATGCTGCTGGAGTCGGTGTGGAACATGAACGAGAGCTGCAGGTTCCAGCTGCGCTCACCGGAGAGCCTCAAGAACATGGAGAAGAGCACCAAGACCCAGGAGACAAA GACGGAGAGCAAGCCTGAGCTAGTGAAGACTGAGATgggcccccctccctctcctgcgtCCACGTGCAGCGACGCCTCCTCCATCGCCAGCAGCGCCTCGCTGCCTTACA AGCGGCGGCGCTCCACACCCGCCCctaaggaggaggagaaagtcaACGAGGAGCAGTGGCCTCTGCGCGAGGTCGTGTTCGTGGAGGACGTTAAAAACGTCCCCGTGGGAAAGGTGGGTGGTGCCCGCGGACCGCCTGATCCGCTTTGTGCCGCCGGAATGAGAACATCTCCTGGCCCGCCTCCTTGTGTCCTTTCAGAAACAGATGTAGATGCAGATGCGTACATAGCCACG GTGCTAAAAGTCGATGGTGCGTATGTTGCTGTAAAATTTCCAGGGACCTCGAGCAGCGTGAGCAGCCAGAGCGCAGCTCCCACTGACTCTGACCCCTCCTCACTGCTGCAAGACTGCAGGCTCCTCAGAATAGATGAGctacag GTTGTAAAAACTGGTGGAACTCCTAAAGTTCCCGATTGCTTTCAGCGCACACCTAAAAAACTTTGCATCCCAGAAAAGGCTGAAATTCTAGCCGTGAATGTTGACTCCAAAG GAGTCCATGCCGTGTTGAAAACAGGCAGTTGGGTTAGGTACTGCATCTTTGACTTGGCAACTGGGAAAGCTGAGCAGGAGAATCATTTTCCGACCAGCAACCAGGCTTTTCTGGGTCAGAGTGAGCGCAACGTGGCCATCTTCACCGCAGGACAG GAATCTCCTATTATCCTGCGCGATGGCAATGGCACAATTTACCCCATGGCCAAAGACTGTATGGGTGGTATTAGAGACCCCGATTGGCTGGATCTGCCGCCCATCACTAGCTTGGGCATGGGAGTGCATTCTCTCGCCAATCTCCCCAGCAACTCTACCATCAAAAAGAAAGCTGCTGTCATCATCATGGCTGTAGAG aagcagACCCTGATGCAGCACGTGCTGCGCTGTGACTACGAGGCGTGCCGGCAGTACCTGGCCGGCCTGGAGCAGGCGGTGCTGCTGGAGCAGAACCCCCACGCACTCGATGCCCTGCTGGGCCATCGCTGCGACGGCAACCGCAACGTGCTGCACGCCTCCGTCTCTGTCTGCTTCCCCGTCAGCAACAAGGAGACCAAGGAGGAGGAAG AAGCCGAGCGCTCGGAGAGGAACACGTTTGCTGAGCGGCTGTCGGCGGTAGAGGCTATTGCTAACGCCATCTCGGTGGTGTCCAGCAACAGCTCTGGCAACAGGACTGGCTCGTCCAGCAGCAGAGG tcTGCGtctgagagagatgatgagacgCTCCCTCAGAGCTGCGGGCCTCGGACGCCACGAGTCTGGGCCCTCCTCCAGTGACCACCAGGACCCCGTGTCCCCTCCCATCGCACCCCCCAGCTGGGTGCCCGACCCCCCTCCCATGGATCCAG ATGGTGACATTGATTTCATCTTGGCCCCTGCAGTGGGCTCCCTCACCACCGCCTCCACCGGCACCAGCCAGGGCCCCAGCACCTCCACCATACCTG CAGGGCCATCGACGGAGCCCTCGGTGGTGGAGTCCAAAGATCGCAAGGCCAACGCTCACCTCATCCTCAAGCTCATGTGTGACAGCGTGGTGCTGCGGCCTCACTTGCGCCAGCTCCTCTCCGCCAA ggaTGCACGTGGAATGACTCCGTTCATGCTGGCAGTGAGTGGGAGAGCCTACCCAGCAGCCATCACGGTCCTGGAAGCTGCTCAGAAAATAGCCAAGG GCGAGTCTGGCAGCGGCGATAAGGAAGATGCGGACTCTCTGTTCATGGAGATGATTTGCCCGTCTGGCACCAACCCAGACGACTCGCCCCTCTACGTGCTATGCTGCAACGACACCTGCAGCTTCACCTGGACCGGCGCCGAGCACATCAATCAG gACATCTTTGAGTGCCGGACCTGTGGCCTGCTAGaatctctgtgctgctgcacaGAATGTGCCCGAGTCTGCCACAAGGGACACGACTGCAA GCTGAAGAGAACCTCTCCAACTGCGTACTGCGACTGCTGGGAGAAATGCAAGTGCAAGACACTGATTGCTGGGCAGAAAGCTGCTCGCCTGGACCTGCTCTACAGGCTCCTCACAACCACCAACCTCGTCACTACCCCCaacagcag GGGGGAGCACATCCTGCTGTTCCTGGTGCAGACAGTTGCCAGGCAGAGTGTGGAACACTGCCAGTACCGGCCGCCCCGCATCCGGGAGGACCGCAATCGCAAAGCTGCCAGCGCAGAGG ACTCGGACATGCCGGACCATGACCTGGAACCTCCACGCTTCGCCCAGCTGGCTCTGGAGCGCGTGCTGCAGGACTGGAACGCCCTCAAGTCCATGATCATGTTTGGCTCCCAAGAGAACAAAGACCC GCTGAGTGCCAGCAGCAGGATTGCCCACCTCCTCCCTGAGGAGCAGGTGTACCTGAACCAGCAGAGTGGCACCATCAGGCTGGACTGCTTCACCCACTGCCTCATCGTCAAGTGTGCCCCGGACATCACA ttcaTCGACACGCTCCTGGGCACACTGGTGAAGGAGCTGCAGAATAAGTACACCCCCGGGAGGAGGGATGAGGCGGTGATTGTCACCAGGAGGTTCCTGCGGTCGGTGGCCCGTGTGTTTGTCATCCTCAGCGTGGAGATGGCCTCAtccaagaagaagaa TAACTTCATCCCGCAGCCCATAGGGAAGTGCCGCCGTGTGTTCCAGGCCCTTCTCCCGTACGCGACGGAGGAGCTGTGTAACGTGGCCGAGTCTCTTATCGTGCCCGTGCGCATGGGCATCGCCCGGCCCACCGCCCCCTTCACACTGGCCAGCACCAGCATTGATGCCGTCCAGGGCAGCGAGGAGCTCTTCTCTGTGGAGCCGCTGCCACCCAGGCCCTCCCCAGACCAATCCAGCAA CTCCAGTCAAGCAGCCTCCTCCTACATCATCCgcaccccccagccccaccgCAGCAGCCAGTCCCAGCCTGTCCGCGGGCGGGACGAGGAGCAGGACGACATCGTGTCCGCTGATGTAGAGGAG GTGGAGGTTGTGGAGGGTGTCGCAGGAGAGGAGGATCACCATGACGAccaggaggagcagggagaAGAGAACGCAGAGGCTGAGGGTCAACACGATGAGCATGATGAGGATG GAAGTGACATGGAGTTGGATCTCCTCGCTGCTGCTGAGACcgagagtgacagtgagagtaACCACAGCAACCAGGACAATGCTAGTGGGCGGAGAAGCGTCGTCACGGCAGCAACTGCTGGATCTGAAGCAG GTGCCAGCAGTGTCCCTGCCTTCTTTTCAGAGGACGACTCGCAGTCCAACGACTCGAGCGACtcggacagcagcagcagccagagcGACGACGTGGACCAGGAGACGTTCCTGGTGGACGAGCCGCTGGAGAGGACCACGGGCATGGCGCACGCCAACAGCGCTGCCCAGGCGCCGCGCTCCATGCAGTGGGCCGTCCGCACCACACCCAACCAGCGGACCGCCGGGGGCGCCCCCTCTAGCACCTCCACCCCTGCAGGTCAGAGAGCGCTCCCTCCCCAACCAG CGAGCTCCACGGGCCTGATCTACATCGACCCGTCCAACCTGCGCCGCAGCAGTGCCATCAGCAACAGCGCAGCGGTCGCCGCCGCCGCCCTGGAGGCCAGCAACTCCAGCAGCTACCTGACGTCCGCCAGCAGCCTGGCCCGCGCCTACAGCATCGTCATCAGGCAGATCTCCGACCTCATGGGCCTCATCCCCAaatacaaccacctggtctacTCCCAGTATCCTGCAGCCGTCAAACTCACCTACCAGGACGCTGTCAACCTGCAG AACTTCGTGGAAGACAAACTGATCCCCACCTGGAACTGGATGGTGTCCATCATGGACTCCACGGAGGCCCAGCTGCGCTACGGCTCAGCGCTGTCCTCCGCAGGGGACCCAGGCCATCCCAGCCACCCGCTGCACGCGTCCCAACACGCCGGCCGCCGAGAGCGCATGACCGCCCGTGAGGAGGCCAGTCTACGCACGCTGGAGGGCCGCAG ACGGGCAGCCACCCTGCTAACCGCTCGACAGGGCATGATGTCGGCCCGGGGAGACTTCCTGAACTACGCCCTGTCGCTGATGCGCTCACACAACGACGAGCACTCAGACGTGCTGCCCGTGCTGGACGTGTGCTCGCTCAAGCACGTGGCCTACGTTTTCCAGGCTCTCATCTACTGGATCAAGGCCATGAACCAGCAGACCACGCTGGACACACCACAGATGGACCGGAAGAG GAATCGAGAGATTCTGGAGCTCGGTTTGGACAATGAAGATTCAGAGCACGAGAACGACGAGGACACCAATCAGA GTTTTGCATTGGAATACCAAGAGGGACACAAGAGGAAGGCAGTTAGGCAGAAACACGGCAAAAAGAAGCGGGCAGCTGTGAAAG GTTCTACGCTGCAAGACAAGGATGACGATCCGGTCCCCGCTGAAACGGGACAGAATCACTCCTTCTTCCGGCGCTCCGATTCCATGACCTTCCTGGGCTGCATCCCACCCAATCCCTTCGAAGTGCCCCTGGCCGAGGCCATCCCACTGGCCGATCAGCCCCACCTGTTACAG cCCAATGCCAGGAAGGAGGACCTGTTTGGTCGCCCCAGCCAGGGCTTGTACTCGTCCTCTTACATGGCCAGCAAAGGCCTGGCCGACATGTCAGCGGATAGAAACTGCTTAGAG ATTCTGCCCACTAAGATGTCGTACTCGGCCAACATGAAGAACGTGATGAGCATGGAGCTGCGTCCCAGGGAGGAGCTCGCTGCCGCGGAGCAGGAGATGGACACCTCCAAGCCTGGCCCCTCCCCCCACGACCTGGCTGCCCAGCTCAAGAGCAGCCTGCTGGCTGAGATCGGCCTGACCGAGAGCGACGGACCCCCTCTACCCTCCTTCAG acCCCACTGTAGTTTCATGGGAATGGTGATCTCTCATGACATGCTGCTGGGCCGCTGGCGTCTCTCCCTGGAGCTGTTTGGAAGAGTGTTCATGGAGGACGTGGGGGCTGAGCCAGGATCG ATCCTGACAGAGCTGGGTGGCTTTGAGGTGAAAGAGTCCAAATTCCGGCGGGAGATGGAGAAGCTGCGCAACCTGCAGTCGCGTGATCTGGCGCTTGAGGTGGACCGCGACCGCGACCAGCTCATCCAGCAGACCATGCGGCAGCTCAACACGCACTTTGGCCGCCGCTGCACCACCACGCCCATGGCTGTGCACCGTGTCAAGGTCACCTTCAAGGACGAGCCGGGCGAGGGGAGCGGTGTGGCACGCAGCTTCTACACGGCCATTGCCCAGGCCTTCCTGTCCAACGAGAAGCTGCCCAACCTGGACTGCGTGCAGAGCGTCAGCAAGGGCATGCAGGCCAGCA atctcATGCAGCGACTGAGGAACAGAgatcgagagagggagagaaggagtgggggGCTTCGAGCCGGCTCCCGGCGGGATCGCGACAG GGACTCCAGAAGGCAGCTGTCCATCGACACACGGCCCTTCAGGCCTGCGTCCGAAGGGAACCCCAGCGACGAGCCGGACCCGCTGccggcacacagacaggcactggGAGAACGGCTGTACCCTCGTGTGCACGCCATGCAACCG GCGTTTGCCAGTAAAATCACAGGGATGCTGCTAGAGCTGTCCCCtgctcagctgctgctgctcctggccAGTGAGGACTCCCTGAGAGCCCGCGTGGAGGAGGCCATGGAGCTCCTCATTGCACATGGAAG GGAAAATGGTGCTGACAGCATATTGGACCTCGGTGTCCTGGATGCCCCTGAGAAAGCACAG CAGGAGAACAGGAAGAGGCATGGCTCCACCCGCAGCGTGGTGGACATGGAGCTGGACGACCCTGATGACGGGGACGACAACGCCCCTCTGTTCTACCAGCCGGGTAAACGGGGCTTCTACTCCCCACGACCAGGCAAGAACACGGAGGCCAGACTCAACTGCTTCCGCAACATCGGCAG AATACTAGGACTTTGTCTGCTGCAGAATGAACTGTGCCCTATTACTTTGAATAGACACGTCATCAAAGTCCTGCTCGGGAGAAAG GTGAACTGGCATGACTTTGCCTTCTTTGACCCGGTAATGTACGAGAGCTTGCGGCAGCTAATCCTCCACTCCCAGGCTGGGGAGGCAGAGGCGGTGTTCTCAGCCATGGATCTGGCCTTTGCCATCGACCTCTGTAAAGAGGAAGGCGCTGGACAG GTGGAGCTCTTGACTGGTGGGGTGAACATGCCGGTCACCCCTTTGAATGTTTATGAGTATGTTAGGAAGTATGCAGAACACAGGATGCTGGTGGTTGCGGAGCAGCCTCTGCAT